Proteins from one Primulina huaijiensis isolate GDHJ02 chromosome 18, ASM1229523v2, whole genome shotgun sequence genomic window:
- the LOC140964331 gene encoding uncharacterized protein isoform X2 has translation MGVSPRKVLAFKSYQNKAEVLVKYYLLADPLIPYTVVLGGILVFKLVYDLTQLTSSFFLRTYNGLTKIQRIEWNNRGVSTLHAIFISTMSLYFVFWSDLFSDHQSIGFITFRNSTLSTVTLGVSVGYFISDLGMICWLYPSLGGVEYIVHHSLSVIAVAYSMFTGEGQLYTFMVLLSEVTTPEINMRWYLDIAGLKKSNAYLINGIVIFFAWLVARIILFVFMFYHVYLHHDQVMQMHIIGFLLVHGTPSALAIMNLMWFGKIINGLKKTIAKKT, from the exons ATGGGAGTTTCTCCGAGGAAAGTTTTGGCATTTAAATCTTATCAAAATAAAGCTGAGGTGCTGGTAAAATATTACTTACTGGCCGATCCTCTTATTCCGTACACTGTTGTTCTTGGTGGCATTCTGGTGTTCAAATtg GTGTATGATCTGACTCAGCTCACCAGCTCTTTTTTCTTGAGGACTTATAACGGCCTTACAAAGATTCAACGAATAGAGTGGAACAACCG TGGTGTTTCCACTCTTCATGCCATTTTTATATCAACCATGTCCTTGTATTTTGTGTTCTGGTCCGATCTCTTCTCTGATCACCAATCTATTGGTTTTATTACGTTCCGGAATTCAACTCTCTCAACAGTTACTCTTGGG GTATCTGTTGGGTACTTCATTTCAGACCTTGGAATGATTTGTTGGCTGTATCCTTCTTTGGGTGGAGTGGAGTAC ATAGTCCATCACTCTCTTTCAGTGATTGCCGTGGCATATTCCATGTTTACTGGAGAGGGGCAGCTTTACACGTTCATGGTGCTGCTATCCGAGGTGACAACCCCAGAGATCAACATGAGATG GTATCTAGATATTGCTGGGTTGAAGAAATCCAACGCGTATCTGATCAATGGCATTGTGATATTTTTTGCTTGGTTG GTGGCGAGAATTATCTTGTTTGTTTTTATGTTCTACCATGTTTACCTCCACCATGATCAG GTCATGCAGATGCACATCATTGGTTTTCTTTTGGTACACGGCACACCCTCTGCACTTGCAATCATGAACTTGATGTGGTTCGGGAAGATTATCAATGGGTTGAAAAAGACTATAGCAAAGAAAACGTGA
- the LOC140964331 gene encoding uncharacterized protein isoform X1 encodes MGVSPRKVLAFKSYQNKAEVLVKYYLLADPLIPYTVVLGGILVFKLCFCYRSFRVCSTIGLALQQVYDLTQLTSSFFLRTYNGLTKIQRIEWNNRGVSTLHAIFISTMSLYFVFWSDLFSDHQSIGFITFRNSTLSTVTLGVSVGYFISDLGMICWLYPSLGGVEYIVHHSLSVIAVAYSMFTGEGQLYTFMVLLSEVTTPEINMRWYLDIAGLKKSNAYLINGIVIFFAWLVARIILFVFMFYHVYLHHDQVMQMHIIGFLLVHGTPSALAIMNLMWFGKIINGLKKTIAKKT; translated from the exons ATGGGAGTTTCTCCGAGGAAAGTTTTGGCATTTAAATCTTATCAAAATAAAGCTGAGGTGCTGGTAAAATATTACTTACTGGCCGATCCTCTTATTCCGTACACTGTTGTTCTTGGTGGCATTCTGGTGTTCAAATtg TGTTTCTGCTATCGATCTTTTCGTGTGTGTTCGACAATTGGTTTGGCCCTCCAACAGGTGTATGATCTGACTCAGCTCACCAGCTCTTTTTTCTTGAGGACTTATAACGGCCTTACAAAGATTCAACGAATAGAGTGGAACAACCG TGGTGTTTCCACTCTTCATGCCATTTTTATATCAACCATGTCCTTGTATTTTGTGTTCTGGTCCGATCTCTTCTCTGATCACCAATCTATTGGTTTTATTACGTTCCGGAATTCAACTCTCTCAACAGTTACTCTTGGG GTATCTGTTGGGTACTTCATTTCAGACCTTGGAATGATTTGTTGGCTGTATCCTTCTTTGGGTGGAGTGGAGTAC ATAGTCCATCACTCTCTTTCAGTGATTGCCGTGGCATATTCCATGTTTACTGGAGAGGGGCAGCTTTACACGTTCATGGTGCTGCTATCCGAGGTGACAACCCCAGAGATCAACATGAGATG GTATCTAGATATTGCTGGGTTGAAGAAATCCAACGCGTATCTGATCAATGGCATTGTGATATTTTTTGCTTGGTTG GTGGCGAGAATTATCTTGTTTGTTTTTATGTTCTACCATGTTTACCTCCACCATGATCAG GTCATGCAGATGCACATCATTGGTTTTCTTTTGGTACACGGCACACCCTCTGCACTTGCAATCATGAACTTGATGTGGTTCGGGAAGATTATCAATGGGTTGAAAAAGACTATAGCAAAGAAAACGTGA